A window from Zingiber officinale cultivar Zhangliang chromosome 7A, Zo_v1.1, whole genome shotgun sequence encodes these proteins:
- the LOC122000182 gene encoding mitochondrial adenine nucleotide transporter ADNT1-like, whose translation MESEDLGRKGTEESAAPNAIVNLAEDPKLSGEGVKDPGRSFMSICKSLVAGGVAGGVSRTAVAPLERLKILLQVQNPHYIQYNGTIQGLKYIWRSEGFIGLFKGNGTNCARIIPNSAVKFFTYEQASREILWLYRWQSGNEDAQLTPVLRLGAGACAGIIGMSSTYPMDMVRGRITVQTDKSPRQYRGMIHALATIYREEGFRSLYRGWLPSVIGVIPYAGLNFGVYESLKDWLIKTNPYGLAEDSELNISTKLACGATAGIAGQTFAYPLDVIRRRMQMVGWKDAGTIVTGQGKSKAPLEYNGMVDAFRKTVQNEGFRALYKGLVPNCVKVAPAIAITFVTYEATKDVLGVEK comes from the exons ATGGAATCGGAAGATCTGGGCCGGAAGGGGACGGAGGAGTCGGCGGCCCCCAACGCGATCGTGAACCTAGCGGAGGACCCGAAGCTCTCGGGGGAGGGAGTCAAGGACCCCGGCCGCTCGTTTATGAGCATCTGCAAATCCCTCGTCGCCGGAGGTGTTGCTGGAGGAGT ATCAAGGACTGCTGTTGCTCCACTTGAACGATTAAAAATCTTACTTCAG GTCCAAAATCCTCACTATATTCAGTATAATGGAACAATACAAGGCCTCAAGTACATTTGGAGATCTGAGGGTTTTATAGGGCTTTTCAAAGGCAATGGAACCAATTGTGCACGAATCATCCCAAATTCTGCAGTTAAATTCTTTACTTACGAACAAGCTTCACG CGAAATTCTGTGGCTTTACCGGTGGCAATCCGGCAACG AAGATGCTCAACTTACTCCTGTGTTGCGCCTTGGAGCGGGAGCTTGTGCTGGAATTATCGGAATGTCATCTACTTATCCCATGGACATGGTTCGAGGAAGGATCACTGTCCAG ACAGACAAGTCCCCTCGCCAGTACAGAGGAATGATTCATGCTTTAGCAACCATTTATAGGGAAGAAGGTTTTCGATCTCTTTACAGAGGCTGGCTTCCGTCGGTCATTGGAGTC ATCCCCTACGCCGGCCTCAACTTTGGTGTCTATGAATCTCTGAAGGATTGGCTGATCAAAACTAATCCATATGGACTTGCTGAAGATTCTGAGTTGAATATCTCCACGAAGCTGGCTTGCGGAGCTACAGCCGGAATCGCTGGCCAGACCTTTGCCTACCCGCTCGATGTAATTCGGAGAAGAATGCAAATGGTGGGCTGGAAGGACGCTGGCACAATCGTGACAGGCCAGGGTAAGAGCAAAGCGCCCTTGGAGTACAATGGAATGGTTGATGCCTTCAGGAAGACGGTCCAAAACGAAGGCTTTCGTGCATTGTACAAGGGTCTGGTCCCCAACTGTGTCAAG gtTGCGCCGGCAATTGCCATTACATTTGTGACTTATGAGGCCACAAAGGatgtccttggagtagagaagtGA
- the LOC122001539 gene encoding proline-rich receptor-like protein kinase PERK2, with protein MSASPPTASGPPPPSSTPPPVASAPPPPTNSSPPPTTSNAAPPPSNSAPPPTTPIPPPPVSSPPPNSASPPPTSPPPATPPPATSPPPTSAPPPPTSPPPATPPPASPPPLSSSPPPSPSNSVPPPASPPPASPPPPPPSNPAPPPASPPATSPSPPPPSNPAPPPASPPAASPPPPLLPPRSPPPPQVGPPSPVLSPPPPPLTRSPPPPITPPRNVPPPSPPPSSPLTPSPPSPPLTPSPPSPPLTPSPPPGPPPPSSNTSSSSSSTGAIAGGGAAAAVVLALLLGVFLFLCRRSRRRRPPTPTSSPHPDYPYPPHYTPSPVKLSSSETMPLSSGPSRHSGSRHPSGETPLSPSSPAFNLNFAKINFTFEELARATAGFSDANILGRGGFGQVFKGTLDGKEFAVKRLTAGSGQGDREFLAEVEKLSRVHHKHLVTWEGYCISGSQRMLVYEYLPNKTLEFHLHGKDQPTMEWSIRVKIAVGSAKGLAYLHEDCRPKIIHRDIKAANILLDMNFEPKVSDFGLAKFQGEGDTHVSTRVVGTFGYVAPEYAVSGKLSDKSDVFSFGVMLLELISGRRPVFSGQGYMDESLVTWARPLLTQAGKDGNYDALIDPCLEKVYGPNEMTRMVACAAACVRQSAKLRPRMSEIVRFLEGELPLEVLHGEVLPGHSAIESSSNSEFMRRLRRMAFGNPEDTSSSLYSVSESNENQDSSFVDNDPYEIAWSRRSTKDFSSEV; from the exons ATGTCTGCGTCGCCCCCGACGGCCTCGGGCCCCCCGCCGCCGTCCTCGACGCCTCCTCCAGTGGCCTCTGCGCCTCCTCCTCCGACGAATTCCTCGCCGCCTCCGACGACTTCGAATGCTGCGCCGCCCCCTTCCAACTCAGCGCCGCCTCCGACGACGCCCATCCCGCCCCCTCCGGTTTCCAGCCCTCCGCCTAATTCGGCGTCGCCGCCTCCTACATCTCCTCCTCCGGCAACTCCTCCGCCGGCGACGTCCCCTCCGCCTACCTCAGCGCCGCCGCCTCCCACCTCTCCTCCTCCAGCAACACCTCCGCCGGCATCCCCTCCTCCACTATCGTCGTCGCCGCCGCCCTCTCCTTCGAATTCCGTTCCTCCCCCTGCCTCCCCTCCGCCCGCCTCTCCGCCGCCGCCCCCTCCTTCGAATCCCGCTCCTCCCCCTGCCTCCCCTCCGGCCACCTCGCCGTCGCCGCCCCCTCCTTCGAATCCCGCTCCTCCCCCTGCCTCCCCTCCGGCCGCCTCGCCGCCGCCACCGCTCCTCCCTCCTCGGTCACCGCCTCCACCCCAAGTGGGTCCTCCCTCGCCGGTCCTCTCTCCACCTCCGCCACCCTTGACTCGGTCGCCCCCTCCACCAATCACTCCTCCGCGTAACGTACCTCCACCGTCGCCGCCACCTTCATCTCCGCTCACACCATCTCCACCGTCGCCTCCACTCACACCATCTCCACCGTCGCCTCCACTCACACCATCTCCACCGCCAGGTCCGCCACCTCCATCCTCGAACACCTCAAGCTCGTCGTCCTCAACTGGAGCAATAGCAGGAGGGGGAGCAGCGGCGGCCGTGGTCCTCGCCCTTTTGCTGGGCGTATTTTTATTCCTCTGCCGGAGGAGTCGCCGGCGACGACCTCCGACACCAACATCTTCCCCACACCCAG ACTATCCATATCCTCCTCATTATACTCCTTCACCGGTGAAGCTCTCTTCCTCAGAGACAATGCCTCTTTCAAGTGGACCGAGCCGCCATTCAGGATCCCGCCACCCCTCCGGTGAAACTCCATTATCGCCCTCTTCCCCAGCCTTCAACCTCAATTTTGCAAAGATTAACTTCACTTTCGAAGAACTGGCACGGGCAACCGCAGGATTCTCCGACGCTAATATTCTCGGCAGAGGTGGCTTTGGCCAGGTTTTCAAAGGCACACTCGATGGCAAGGAATTCGCCGTCAAGAGATTGACGGCCGGGAGTGGGCAGGGCGACCGAGAATTCCTTGCCGAAGTCGAAAAACTCAGTCGTGTTCATCACAAACACTTGGTGACATGGGAAGGCTACTGCATTTCTGGAAGCCAGAGGATGCTTGTGTATGAGTATCTTCCTAACAAGACTCTGGAGTTTCACTTACATG GGAAGGATCAGCCGACGATGGAATGGTCGATCAGAGTCAAGATTGCTGTTGGTTCCGCGAAGGGGTTAGCTTATCTTCACGAAGATT GCCGTCCTAAAATTATTCACCGTGATATCAAGGCTGCCAATATTCTCCTTGATATGAACTTTGAGCCGAAG GTTTCAGATTTTGGGCTGGCTAAGTTTCAAGGCGAAGGCGACACACATGTTTCGACTAGAGTTGTTGGAACCTTCGG GTATGTGGCACCTGAATACGCAGTTTCCGGTAAACTAAGCGATAAGTCTGATGTCTTTTCTTTCGGAGTAATGCTGCTGGAATTGATCAGTGGAAGACGACCTGTGTTTTCAGGTCAAGGTTACATGGATGAGTCTTTGGTTACTTGG GCAAGACCATTGCTAACACAAGCTGGAAAGGATGGCAACTATGATGCCCTCATCGACCCATGTCTTGAGAAAGTCTACGGTCCTAACGAGATGACACGCATGGTTGCTTGCGCCGCTGCCTGTGTACGCCAGTCTGCAAAACTTCGGCCGCGAATGAGTGAG ATTGTTCGGTTCTTGGAAGGGGAGTTACCTCTCGAGGTTTTGCACGGAGAAGTTTTGCCTGGACACAGTGCCATTGAGAGTTCATCCAACTCGGAATTCATGAGAAGATTGAGGAGGATGGCATTTGGGAATCCAGAAGATACAAGCAGCAGCCTTTACAGTGTGAGTGAGTCAAATGAGAACCAAGATTCCTCATTCGTCGACAATGATCCATATGAGATAGCATGGTCGAGGAGAAGCACCAAAGATTTCAGTTCTGAAGTATAG